One window of the Nicotiana tabacum cultivar K326 chromosome 4, ASM71507v2, whole genome shotgun sequence genome contains the following:
- the LOC142179862 gene encoding uncharacterized protein LOC142179862, which yields MAETGNLQIDHNHPLFLQQTDTPGIALIDIKLTGLENYALWSRSMRMALLVKNKLGFIDGTCLKSSYRGELGHQWERCNVMVLLWIGRTISTELQPSIIYASDVRKDEMDLTVLGAGCDCEETKPFLDQFKNVCLLQFLVGLNESYSHVRSEILLKILVLIVNQAYALAVQEKSQRTLSVANSDKEPLTMLAGRGQGFKATRKPGFICDYCGYKGHLKENCYKIICYPPDFKSKKKTQNSGVKRYANVSVGE from the exons ATGGCGGAAACTGGAAATCTACAAATTGATCACAATCATCCACTGTTCTTACAACAAACTGACACTCCCGGAATAGCATTGATTGATATCAAGCTTACAGGACTTGAAAACTACGCGCTATGGAGCAGATCGATGAGAATGGCATTGTTGGTTAAAAACAAGTTAGGGTTCATAGATGGAACCTGTCTAAAAAGCTCTTATAGAGGGGAATTAGGGCATCAATGGGAACGATGTAACGTTATGGTGCTTTTGTGGATTGGTCGCACTATATCTACTGAATTGCAGCCAAGCATCATCTACGCGTCAGATGTAAGAAAG GATGAAATGGATTTAACGGTGCTAGGAGCAGGATGTGATTGTGAGGAAACTAAGCCTTTTCTAGATCAGTTTAAAAACGTATGCTTATTGCAATTCCTTGTTGGTTTAAATGAAAGCTACAGTCATGTGAGAAGTGAGATCCTTCTTAAAATACTTGTGTTAATTGTGAATCAAGCATATGCCTTAGCAGTTCAGGAAAAGAGTCAACGAACACTTAGTGTAGCTAATTCAGATAAGGAGCCTTTAACTATGCTAGCTGGAAGAGGACAAGGTTTCAAGGCGACAAGGAAACCAGGTTTCATATGTGATTACTGTGGTTACAAAGGTCATTTGAAGGAGAACTGTTACAAGATTATATGTTATCCACCAGActttaaaagcaagaaaaaaaCTCAAAACTCTGGTGTGAAGAGGTATGCTAATGTATCAGTTGGAGAATGA